From a single Methanobrevibacter sp. genomic region:
- a CDS encoding calcium/sodium antiporter, with protein MDAGIIIQVVLLLVGFVFLIKGSDFFVDGSSSIASLLKIPTIIVGLTIVAFGTSAPEAAVSITSSITGNNAMAVSNVIGSNLFNMMMVIGIAALLSDLLMEKNVLNKDLPFLVAITVLLSIFILLGWNISSIEGIILLLILIGYIAYLVHTARKDSHAKDVEKPKLSLPKSIAFIIIGLAGIIIGGDLVVDSASAIAMALGMSETLIGLTIVAIGTSLPELVTSITALKKGENQLVIGNVIGSNIFNILFVLGASSAISEIPLDSSLLIDVIFMIFITALCFIFSKTQEKYDKKEGIILIALFIAYMAFAILRN; from the coding sequence ATGGATGCCGGAATAATAATCCAAGTTGTTTTATTGCTTGTGGGATTTGTATTTTTAATTAAGGGATCCGACTTTTTTGTTGATGGATCAAGCAGCATCGCTTCACTTTTAAAAATACCAACAATAATTGTTGGATTGACAATTGTGGCATTTGGAACAAGTGCTCCTGAAGCTGCAGTATCCATAACATCATCCATTACTGGAAACAATGCAATGGCAGTAAGTAATGTCATTGGAAGTAACCTGTTCAACATGATGATGGTTATCGGAATAGCTGCATTACTCAGCGATTTATTGATGGAAAAAAATGTTTTAAACAAAGATTTACCATTTCTCGTAGCAATTACAGTATTATTATCCATATTCATTTTACTTGGTTGGAACATATCAAGCATCGAAGGAATTATCCTACTGTTAATATTAATTGGTTATATTGCATATCTTGTTCATACAGCAAGAAAAGACAGCCATGCAAAAGATGTTGAAAAGCCAAAACTAAGCCTTCCAAAAAGTATTGCATTCATCATTATTGGACTTGCAGGAATTATTATTGGTGGAGATTTAGTTGTTGATAGTGCTTCAGCTATAGCAATGGCACTTGGAATGAGTGAAACATTAATAGGTTTAACCATTGTTGCAATAGGCACATCTTTACCAGAACTTGTAACCTCAATTACTGCTTTAAAAAAAGGGGAAAATCAATTAGTTATAGGTAACGTTATTGGATCAAACATCTTTAACATACTATTTGTTCTAGGTGCAAGTAGTGCAATAAGCGAAATACCACTTGATTCAAGTTTACTTATAGATGTCATATTTATGATATTCATTACCGCATTGTGCTTCATATTCAGTAAAACACAAGAAAAATATGATAAAAAAGAAGGTATTATTTTAATAGCATTATTTATTGCATATATGGCCTTCGCAATTTTGAGAAATTAA
- a CDS encoding TIGR00269 family protein codes for MVKLNKDEFNEHIFTRINTLIHDYELIKEGELIAVALSGGKDSVLTLHALKNYQEYLDFDLVAISVDEGIEGYRQHGIDSAVNNARELGVKLVQKSFKDEEGFALDDIYQDFKSACIPCGVFRRNILNKTAYELGAVKIATGHNLDDEIQSFLMSFARGDTIKFSKFGPELDVIHPKLVPRIKPLWNTPEKEVGMWAVINNIDIHFAECPYSHLSLRAKIKEFLNVSEDHYPGVKNNVMESFQKILTFENYISTNLNECEVCGEPTSSNVCKACELKELISQNCEGHICNK; via the coding sequence ATGGTTAAATTAAACAAAGATGAATTCAATGAACATATTTTTACAAGGATTAATACATTAATCCATGACTATGAATTGATTAAAGAAGGCGAATTGATAGCAGTAGCATTATCTGGAGGTAAAGATAGTGTACTTACTTTACATGCACTAAAAAATTATCAAGAATATCTGGATTTTGATTTGGTAGCTATTAGTGTAGATGAAGGAATCGAAGGCTACAGACAACATGGTATTGACTCTGCTGTTAATAATGCTCGTGAATTAGGTGTTAAATTAGTTCAAAAATCATTTAAAGATGAAGAAGGTTTTGCTCTTGACGATATTTATCAGGATTTTAAGAGTGCATGCATTCCTTGTGGGGTATTTAGAAGAAATATCTTAAATAAGACTGCATATGAGTTAGGTGCAGTAAAAATAGCTACTGGACACAATTTAGATGATGAAATTCAATCTTTTTTAATGAGTTTTGCACGTGGAGATACAATTAAATTTTCCAAATTCGGCCCTGAACTTGATGTTATTCATCCAAAATTGGTTCCAAGAATAAAACCGTTATGGAACACACCGGAAAAAGAAGTAGGGATGTGGGCTGTAATTAATAATATTGATATTCATTTTGCTGAATGTCCGTATTCTCATTTGTCTTTGAGAGCTAAAATCAAGGAATTCCTGAACGTAAGTGAAGATCACTATCCTGGTGTTAAAAATAATGTGATGGAATCTTTCCAAAAGATATTGACTTTTGAAAATTACATATCCACAAACCTTAATGAATGTGAAGTGTGTGGTGAGCCAACTTCATCCAATGTCTGTAAGGCTTGTGAATTAAAAGAATTAATTTCTCAAAATTGCGAAGGCCATATATGCAATAAATAA
- a CDS encoding MTH1187 family thiamine-binding protein: MITCDFAILPVGTETTECKDYVTAAVQSIKDSGLSYQLTGMGTQIEADNLEELYSTIAKAQEAIFELGIDRVYTVIKVDDRRDLENRTLDAKVDTVNKMLK; the protein is encoded by the coding sequence ATGATAACATGTGATTTTGCAATATTACCGGTCGGAACAGAAACTACTGAATGTAAAGATTATGTAACTGCAGCTGTTCAATCCATCAAGGATTCAGGACTCAGCTACCAATTGACTGGAATGGGAACACAAATAGAAGCAGACAACTTAGAAGAACTCTACTCTACAATAGCTAAAGCGCAAGAAGCAATTTTTGAACTTGGAATAGATAGAGTATACACAGTCATAAAAGTAGACGACAGAAGAGATCTTGAAAACAGAACTTTAGACGCTAAAGTTGATACTGTAAATAAAATGTTAAAATAA
- a CDS encoding DegT/DnrJ/EryC1/StrS family aminotransferase: MANIKVPIAKPIIGEEEIENVVEVLKSGMIAQGPKVEEFEQKFAEWVGADYGIAVNSGTAALHVALLSCGIGEGDEVITTPFTFIATGNSIVYTGAKPVFADIDLKTYTIDPESIEALITENTKAILPVQLYGQSANMDRINEIAEKHGLIVIEDAAQAHGATCNGRNVGNMGDMACFSFYPTKNMTTSEGGIITTNDEELAEKAKIFRAHGASVRYHHDEIGYNFRMTDISAAIGLAQLDKIDGFNDARIKNAAYLNEGLKDVDGVVTPYCEDNSKHVYHQYTIRVEKGNRDDWVDIINECGVGTGIYYPIPLYNQPIYKSLGITGNSPNAEIAADNVISLPAHPSLSKEDLDLVIEAVKTASEKLA, translated from the coding sequence GTGGCAAATATTAAAGTCCCAATTGCAAAACCAATAATTGGAGAAGAAGAAATTGAAAATGTGGTCGAAGTTTTAAAATCAGGCATGATCGCTCAAGGACCAAAAGTTGAAGAATTTGAACAAAAATTCGCTGAATGGGTTGGAGCAGATTATGGTATTGCTGTTAACTCTGGAACTGCTGCATTACACGTTGCATTACTCTCCTGTGGTATTGGCGAAGGAGATGAAGTAATCACAACTCCATTCACTTTTATTGCAACTGGAAATTCAATCGTATACACTGGTGCAAAACCTGTCTTTGCTGACATTGATTTAAAAACATACACAATAGACCCTGAATCAATTGAAGCATTAATAACTGAAAATACTAAAGCTATTTTACCTGTTCAATTATATGGACAATCTGCAAATATGGATAGAATCAATGAAATTGCTGAAAAACACGGTTTAATAGTCATTGAAGATGCTGCACAAGCTCATGGTGCAACATGCAATGGTAGAAACGTTGGTAATATGGGAGACATGGCTTGTTTCAGTTTTTATCCAACTAAAAACATGACTACTTCTGAAGGTGGAATAATCACTACTAACGATGAAGAGTTAGCTGAAAAAGCTAAAATTTTCAGAGCTCACGGTGCAAGCGTAAGATATCATCACGATGAAATCGGATACAACTTCAGAATGACTGATATTTCTGCAGCAATTGGTCTTGCTCAATTGGATAAAATCGATGGATTCAATGATGCAAGAATCAAAAATGCAGCTTACTTAAATGAAGGTTTAAAAGATGTTGATGGTGTTGTAACTCCTTACTGTGAAGATAACTCAAAACATGTATATCATCAATACACAATCAGAGTTGAAAAAGGAAATAGAGATGATTGGGTAGACATTATCAATGAATGTGGTGTTGGAACTGGAATTTATTACCCAATTCCATTATACAATCAACCAATCTACAAATCATTAGGAATAACTGGAAATTCTCCAAATGCAGAAATTGCTGCTGACAATGTTATTTCTCTTCCAGCTCATCCATCTTTATCAAAAGAAGATTTGGATTTAGTTATCGAAGCTGTTAAAACTGCTTCTGAAAAATTAGCTTAA
- a CDS encoding tRNA (guanine(26)-N(2))-dimethyltransferase: MEEYKTKIIEEGLTKIEFPEFDKVSSDAPVFYNPHMELNRDLSILAIQTFQKEQDHEINICDLFGGSGIRGIRYKNEIDGVGKVSINDISEVANHYERHNIELNNLEDVEVYQHDASMLLRMKRGEFDVIDIDPFGTPSPFLDSSGYCARRNSLLCVTATDTSALCGTYKEPCIRKYNAKPYKSEYCHETGIRILAGFVALTLSKYAKCIEVKMSHSTEHYMRLYLEIKKGSKRTDETLKNIGYISHCKHCHHRQTSNGLAGPIAEVCPVCGEKLIQAGPLWLGSIQNAEFIQKMIEETEHKKINTEKEALKLLNKCLLEADAPATFFDIHSICKTLKVSAPKFDLILDELKKEGFIAVKTHFKPLGLKTDAPVDKIKEILIDLQSTIF, encoded by the coding sequence ATGGAAGAATATAAAACCAAAATTATTGAAGAAGGATTGACAAAAATCGAGTTTCCAGAATTCGATAAAGTATCTTCTGATGCACCTGTTTTTTATAACCCCCACATGGAATTGAACAGAGACTTATCCATCCTTGCAATACAAACTTTCCAAAAAGAACAAGACCATGAAATCAACATTTGCGATTTGTTTGGAGGAAGTGGAATACGCGGTATCCGTTATAAAAATGAAATTGACGGCGTTGGCAAAGTTTCAATCAACGATATCAGTGAAGTGGCAAACCATTACGAAAGACACAATATTGAATTGAACAATTTAGAAGATGTCGAAGTATACCAACATGATGCAAGCATGCTTCTTAGAATGAAACGTGGCGAATTTGATGTAATAGACATCGATCCGTTTGGAACTCCATCCCCATTCCTTGACTCATCAGGATACTGTGCTAGAAGAAACTCATTATTATGCGTTACAGCAACAGACACATCAGCATTATGCGGAACATACAAAGAACCATGTATACGTAAATACAATGCAAAACCATACAAAAGCGAATACTGCCATGAAACCGGAATTAGAATATTGGCAGGTTTTGTTGCACTCACTCTTTCAAAGTATGCAAAATGCATTGAAGTAAAAATGTCCCATAGTACTGAACATTATATGAGATTATACCTGGAAATTAAAAAAGGTTCAAAAAGAACTGATGAAACATTAAAAAATATCGGTTACATCAGCCATTGTAAACATTGCCACCACAGACAAACAAGTAACGGCCTTGCAGGACCAATTGCTGAAGTATGTCCTGTCTGCGGTGAAAAATTGATTCAAGCAGGACCTTTATGGTTAGGATCTATACAAAATGCTGAGTTTATCCAGAAAATGATTGAAGAAACTGAACACAAAAAAATCAACACTGAAAAGGAAGCATTGAAATTATTGAACAAATGCCTATTGGAAGCCGATGCACCTGCTACATTCTTCGATATCCACAGCATATGTAAGACATTGAAAGTTAGCGCTCCCAAATTTGATTTGATATTAGATGAACTAAAAAAAGAGGGATTTATAGCCGTTAAAACACATTTCAAGCCATTAGGTTTGAAAACAGATGCTCCTGTTGATAAAATTAAAGAGATACTTATCGATTTACAGAGTACAATATTTTAG
- a CDS encoding Lrp/AsnC family transcriptional regulator codes for MVKAKDNVIKLDDTDINILKIINEDVRTSYRQISRSLDVSVGTVHNRIDKMVKSGVIKKFSPVIDHEKLGFVLTTIIGVRVKGGKLKNWEEKTFFNKNVVGIYDVTGEYDAFLIAKFRNTNELNAFIKELLKDPIIERTYTQTVLDVIKEDMGSSNIL; via the coding sequence ATGGTAAAAGCTAAAGATAATGTTATTAAGTTGGACGATACTGACATCAACATTTTGAAAATAATCAATGAAGATGTAAGAACTTCTTATAGACAAATTTCTCGTAGTTTAGATGTATCTGTAGGAACTGTTCACAATCGTATTGATAAGATGGTTAAATCCGGAGTTATTAAAAAGTTCTCACCAGTAATTGACCACGAAAAATTAGGTTTCGTTTTAACCACAATCATAGGTGTAAGAGTAAAAGGTGGAAAACTCAAAAATTGGGAAGAAAAAACATTTTTCAACAAAAACGTTGTTGGAATCTATGATGTTACCGGGGAATACGATGCATTTTTAATTGCTAAGTTCAGAAACACCAATGAATTAAATGCATTCATTAAAGAGTTATTAAAAGACCCAATTATAGAAAGAACCTATACTCAAACTGTTTTAGATGTAATCAAAGAAGATATGGGATCTTCAAACATCTTATAA
- the mptA gene encoding GTP cyclohydrolase MptA → MAVCLPDTQDDTPQIPIKLTRVGVTGVKKLLQLERTNKRPIILLPTFDAFVDLPGDQKGVHMSRNPEAISEVLESAAKDPTVDIESLCAKIVDKMMTKHEYAKRVEISMTTDFMFMKESPVTKNKTQEMSKLIAKAVGFRDEDGNVNITKSVGAEVIGMTVCPCAQESVRESNKTQLLEFLDEETTQKVLDTVTFASHNQRGVGTLLVEVPEDYKVKAEDLIDIIETSMSSPVCELLKRPDENATVLNAHRNPVFVEDCVRNMMDQIAARYGNLPNDTLITARQENQESIHRHNAYAEKVTTMGELKAELKAELNIE, encoded by the coding sequence TTGGCAGTATGCTTACCCGATACTCAAGACGATACTCCTCAGATACCTATTAAATTAACAAGAGTAGGTGTTACTGGAGTAAAGAAATTATTACAATTAGAAAGAACAAATAAAAGACCAATAATTTTACTACCTACTTTTGATGCATTTGTAGATTTACCAGGTGATCAAAAAGGAGTTCACATGTCTAGAAACCCGGAAGCTATTAGTGAAGTACTTGAAAGTGCTGCTAAAGATCCAACTGTAGACATTGAATCATTATGTGCAAAAATTGTTGACAAAATGATGACCAAACATGAATACGCAAAACGTGTTGAAATCTCAATGACAACCGATTTCATGTTCATGAAAGAGTCACCAGTCACAAAAAACAAAACTCAAGAAATGAGCAAATTAATAGCAAAAGCTGTTGGTTTTAGAGATGAAGATGGAAACGTCAACATCACAAAAAGCGTAGGTGCAGAAGTTATTGGAATGACTGTTTGCCCATGTGCACAGGAATCCGTAAGAGAATCCAATAAAACCCAATTATTAGAATTCTTGGATGAAGAAACCACTCAAAAAGTATTAGACACTGTTACTTTTGCTTCACATAACCAAAGAGGAGTTGGAACATTATTAGTTGAAGTTCCAGAAGATTACAAAGTTAAAGCTGAAGATCTTATTGACATCATTGAAACTTCAATGAGTTCTCCTGTTTGCGAATTACTTAAAAGACCAGATGAAAATGCAACCGTTTTAAACGCACACAGAAACCCTGTTTTTGTTGAAGATTGTGTTAGAAACATGATGGACCAAATTGCTGCAAGATATGGCAATTTACCTAACGATACTTTAATCACAGCACGTCAAGAAAACCAAGAAAGTATTCACAGACATAATGCTTATGCTGAAAAAGTAACTACTATGGGCGAATTAAAAGCTGAATTAAAAGCTGAATTAAATATCGAATAG
- a CDS encoding DUF2120 domain-containing protein, which produces MKKSYEIAGQVMGFFESFKGSRPAIDNDSILIVRGRSRKVIPIAEFDSKLTELGKILGGTELDATSEKVTEILKAGDEHIKETDKSLGSVDANGFARMKKELESMGLVVEYKIFQLTGFDVVVAIWEDKNEFPPLYVEVTVSKHDTD; this is translated from the coding sequence ATGAAAAAAAGTTATGAAATTGCAGGACAAGTAATGGGATTTTTTGAATCTTTTAAAGGTTCAAGACCTGCAATTGACAATGACAGCATACTTATTGTTAGAGGAAGATCTAGAAAAGTTATCCCAATTGCTGAATTTGACTCAAAACTTACCGAGTTAGGCAAAATCCTTGGGGGAACAGAGTTAGATGCAACCTCAGAAAAAGTTACTGAAATATTAAAGGCTGGAGACGAACATATAAAAGAAACTGACAAATCTTTAGGTTCCGTTGATGCAAATGGATTTGCTAGAATGAAAAAAGAGCTTGAATCAATGGGACTTGTTGTTGAATATAAAATATTCCAACTTACAGGTTTTGATGTTGTTGTTGCTATTTGGGAAGATAAAAATGAATTCCCACCATTATATGTTGAAGTAACTGTTTCAAAACATGACACAGATTAA
- the cofG gene encoding 7,8-didemethyl-8-hydroxy-5-deazariboflavin synthase subunit CofG: MQSNLKKEDILQILNATDSDIIKYMSQTVQYRENNLITYSKNVFIPLTEICRNDCGYCNFKKNPDDPEAIILKTKEEVLESLKEAEEYGCKEALFTFGEDADEEEVVQLKLKEYGYNRMIDYVIDICQMTLNETTLLPHTNGGNFSFDDLKRLKEVNASLGLMLENSSNRLMELPAHNKSPGKNPVLRLETIANAGKLKIPYTTGILIGIGETKEEVAESLMAIRDLYDQYGHIQEVIIQNFTPIPGIEMEDWPEPSFLDMIRTVIAGTLLFGDTDVSIQVPPNLNNETAQIFLLCGADDWGGVSPVSPDYVNITSPWPGIDELEKLTVDAGFELTERLCIYEKYINGEWLNNNLLEKISNLS, from the coding sequence ATGCAATCTAATTTAAAAAAAGAAGATATTCTCCAAATCTTAAATGCTACTGACAGTGACATAATTAAATACATGTCACAGACAGTGCAATATAGGGAGAATAATCTTATTACTTATTCTAAAAATGTATTCATACCATTGACTGAAATTTGCAGAAATGACTGTGGATACTGTAACTTTAAAAAAAATCCTGATGATCCAGAAGCTATTATTCTCAAAACAAAGGAAGAAGTTTTGGAAAGCTTAAAGGAAGCTGAAGAATATGGCTGCAAGGAAGCTCTTTTTACCTTCGGTGAAGATGCTGATGAAGAAGAAGTTGTTCAGCTCAAACTAAAAGAATATGGATATAACAGAATGATTGATTATGTTATAGACATATGCCAAATGACTTTGAACGAAACAACATTATTACCTCATACCAATGGTGGAAACTTCAGTTTTGATGATTTGAAAAGACTAAAAGAAGTTAATGCATCATTAGGATTAATGCTTGAAAACTCATCCAACAGGTTAATGGAATTGCCTGCACACAATAAAAGTCCTGGAAAAAATCCGGTTTTAAGACTTGAAACCATTGCAAATGCAGGAAAACTTAAAATACCCTACACAACAGGAATATTAATCGGAATTGGAGAGACAAAAGAAGAAGTTGCAGAATCATTAATGGCAATCAGAGACTTATATGACCAATACGGACATATCCAAGAAGTGATTATTCAAAATTTCACACCAATACCTGGAATTGAAATGGAAGACTGGCCTGAACCAAGCTTTTTAGATATGATTAGAACCGTAATTGCAGGAACTCTCCTTTTTGGAGATACTGACGTCAGTATTCAGGTTCCACCTAACCTCAACAATGAAACCGCACAGATATTCTTATTATGCGGTGCAGACGATTGGGGCGGAGTTTCACCCGTAAGTCCTGATTATGTAAACATCACATCCCCATGGCCGGGAATTGATGAACTTGAAAAGCTAACCGTTGATGCAGGATTCGAACTGACCGAAAGGTTATGCATCTATGAAAAATACATTAATGGTGAATGGTTAAACAATAATCTTCTTGAGAAGATATCTAATTTATCCTAG